A single region of the Bacillus cereus genome encodes:
- a CDS encoding GntR family transcriptional regulator — translation MKIEFSPNTPIYIQVMEYIKKEIVTGHLLPGDKIPSVRELASELQVNPNTIQRTFQELERDGVVVTRRGMGRYVTNEGEKIMELRKDMARELLHSFIDGMDNLGFSEEEILTILRSSLHEKREENE, via the coding sequence ATGAAAATCGAGTTTTCTCCAAACACACCAATTTACATTCAAGTAATGGAATACATAAAAAAAGAAATTGTAACGGGTCATTTATTGCCTGGCGATAAAATTCCCTCTGTACGTGAATTAGCGAGTGAATTACAAGTGAATCCAAATACGATTCAACGTACATTTCAAGAACTAGAGCGGGATGGAGTTGTTGTAACGCGTAGAGGAATGGGACGATATGTAACGAATGAAGGGGAGAAAATTATGGAGCTGCGAAAAGATATGGCGAGAGAATTACTTCATTCTTTTATAGATGGAATGGACAATTTAGGTTTTTCAGAAGAAGAAATTCTTACAATCCTTCGTTCTTCATTACATGAGAAAAGGGAGGAGAACGAATGA
- a CDS encoding APC family permease: MGKVVGLKRSLGLWSIVMLGVGYMTPMVGFDTFGIVSEKTGGHVPGAYLIALAGMLFTAASYGKMVKVFPTAGSAYTYTQKTISARLGFLVGWSALLDYLFLPMVNALLTRIYLSAFFPSVPSWIWVIGFILLVTLINIISVNVTANFNTFLVIFQVLVMAVFVFLVIKGLLAGEGTGEVFSIQPFFQSDIQISPLVAGATILCFSFLGFDAVTTFSEETPNAKKTIPRAIFLTALIGGVLFITTTYFTQSFFPDTSVFKDKESASPEIALYVGGKLFQAFFLVGTLMGTLASGLASHTSVSRLLYVMGRDNVIPKKIFGYIHPRWRTPVYNIVIVGMISLSAIFIDLETAASLINFGALIAFTFVNLSVISYYVIKKKRYKTIKDCLNFLVMPILGAGTVAVLWFNLNIHSLILGICWAAIGIGYLLYVTNMFRLAPPQMHFEEAQEI, translated from the coding sequence GTGGGAAAAGTAGTTGGTTTAAAACGTTCATTAGGGCTTTGGTCAATTGTTATGCTAGGGGTCGGGTATATGACACCGATGGTTGGGTTTGATACATTTGGAATTGTTTCTGAAAAAACAGGCGGTCATGTTCCAGGAGCTTATCTTATTGCATTAGCAGGGATGTTGTTTACCGCTGCAAGCTACGGCAAAATGGTAAAGGTTTTTCCTACCGCAGGATCAGCTTATACGTATACACAGAAGACAATTAGTGCAAGGCTTGGATTTCTTGTTGGATGGTCCGCGTTATTGGATTATTTGTTTCTACCGATGGTGAACGCACTATTAACGAGAATTTATTTGTCAGCATTTTTTCCAAGTGTTCCTAGTTGGATATGGGTCATCGGTTTTATTCTACTGGTTACACTTATAAATATTATTAGCGTGAATGTTACTGCTAACTTCAATACTTTTTTAGTAATATTTCAAGTGCTAGTAATGGCGGTGTTTGTTTTTCTAGTTATAAAAGGTTTATTAGCGGGAGAGGGAACAGGAGAAGTTTTTTCCATTCAGCCGTTTTTTCAATCGGATATACAAATATCACCGTTAGTTGCAGGTGCGACAATTCTTTGTTTTTCATTTTTAGGTTTTGATGCAGTAACTACATTTTCGGAAGAGACACCAAACGCAAAGAAGACAATTCCACGAGCTATTTTTCTAACTGCTTTAATTGGTGGAGTTTTATTCATTACAACTACGTATTTTACACAATCTTTCTTTCCAGATACATCTGTATTTAAAGATAAAGAATCAGCGTCTCCAGAAATCGCGCTATATGTTGGAGGAAAACTATTTCAAGCTTTCTTTTTAGTAGGGACGCTTATGGGGACACTTGCGTCTGGTTTAGCTTCTCATACAAGTGTATCTCGACTATTATACGTAATGGGGCGAGACAATGTAATTCCGAAGAAAATATTCGGATACATTCATCCCCGCTGGAGAACGCCGGTATATAACATTGTTATTGTAGGAATGATTTCGCTCTCCGCTATATTCATTGATTTAGAAACGGCAGCATCTCTTATTAATTTTGGAGCGCTTATTGCATTTACATTTGTTAATTTATCTGTAATTTCCTACTATGTAATTAAGAAAAAAAGATATAAAACGATAAAAGACTGTTTGAATTTCTTAGTGATGCCTATTTTAGGTGCTGGTACTGTGGCAGTACTATGGTTTAACCTCAATATTCATTCACTTATTCTAGGGATTTGCTGGGCTGCTATTGGAATTGGGTACCTTCTATATGTTACAAATATGTTCCGCTTAGCTCCTCCGCAAATGCATTTTGAAGAAGCACAGGAAATATAA
- a CDS encoding sigma 54-interacting transcriptional regulator, which translates to MFSIAHTKIRPIVSLPIDQSEKEWNIDVKNIKESFLFLKRGEKLFAYVHVKDLLSNSKELTSKLLLSNAVSLDTICHLSKDISLTALFQIIGAPIAIVKNEMDELTGYIRREDVFAELFKQENQSVDILKIILTSIPMGIFVVDREKKIVNCNESGLKMIKSTPERVMNVPAELIFNGEHINNVFTTGKTILNQLQITNEMGVLVDYSPIPNFDQSIEGMVIIVQDLPMVEDMAMEIEYIKDLNKDLHAILSSIYDEILVVNHKGELIRYSETVINDFWGSNLKDLLGKNLLELEKKGLFSPSVTRLVLEKQKKVSVVQETKSGRKILAVGNPVFNENGELHRIIIASRDITEATRLKTELHEIKKISEQYKKELDDFKNKDRFLKKLIYCSPKMEQIINQAKKIADFSSNVLISGESGVGKEVIAQAIHQLGNRSSKPFLKLNCGAIPETLLESELFGYTKGAFTGADKNGKEGYFKRADQGVLFLDEIGEMPLHLQVKLLRVLQEQEVIPIGSTTPTKINVQIIAATNKSLEKMVESGTFREDLFYRLNVIPLRVPSLRERMEDVPVLAFHFLQQLNEKYNKNYHLTPDALNLLEFYSWPGNVRELQNMIERLVVSADDPVIEAEFVSKFLTPGYDFNKAKPVITRVLPLQEALHSVEEQLILLAMKQYKTTTKAAKVLGISQSSVSRKYQKIVSEKGIAADIISYS; encoded by the coding sequence ATGTTTTCCATCGCTCATACAAAAATTAGACCCATAGTTTCTCTACCTATCGATCAATCTGAAAAGGAATGGAATATAGATGTTAAAAATATAAAAGAATCTTTTCTATTTTTAAAAAGAGGAGAGAAATTATTTGCATACGTTCATGTGAAGGATCTGCTATCAAATAGTAAGGAATTAACTTCTAAGCTATTACTTTCAAATGCTGTTTCACTAGATACAATATGTCATCTTAGTAAAGATATTTCTTTAACAGCTCTTTTTCAAATTATTGGGGCGCCGATTGCCATAGTGAAAAATGAAATGGATGAGCTAACAGGATATATAAGAAGAGAGGATGTTTTTGCAGAACTATTTAAACAAGAAAATCAGAGTGTTGATATATTGAAAATTATTTTAACGTCTATTCCAATGGGGATTTTTGTAGTAGATCGTGAAAAGAAAATTGTAAATTGCAATGAGTCTGGTTTGAAGATGATTAAATCGACTCCTGAAAGAGTTATGAATGTACCAGCAGAACTGATTTTTAATGGAGAACACATTAATAATGTATTTACAACGGGAAAAACGATCTTGAATCAATTACAAATCACAAATGAAATGGGTGTATTAGTTGACTATAGTCCGATTCCAAACTTTGATCAAAGTATTGAAGGAATGGTTATTATTGTGCAAGATTTGCCGATGGTCGAGGACATGGCGATGGAAATTGAATATATAAAGGATTTAAATAAAGATTTACATGCAATCTTGTCCAGTATTTATGATGAAATATTAGTTGTTAATCATAAAGGGGAATTAATTCGTTATAGTGAAACTGTTATCAATGATTTTTGGGGGAGTAATTTGAAGGACTTGTTAGGGAAAAATCTTTTAGAACTAGAAAAGAAAGGGTTATTTAGTCCATCGGTTACGCGATTAGTGTTGGAAAAACAAAAAAAGGTATCAGTTGTACAAGAAACAAAAAGCGGAAGGAAAATATTAGCAGTTGGAAACCCTGTATTTAATGAAAACGGAGAGCTTCATCGTATTATTATTGCCTCAAGGGATATCACCGAAGCAACGAGATTAAAGACGGAATTACATGAAATAAAGAAGATATCAGAGCAATATAAGAAGGAGTTAGATGACTTTAAAAATAAAGATCGTTTTCTTAAGAAGCTTATTTACTGTAGTCCCAAAATGGAACAAATTATTAACCAAGCTAAAAAAATAGCAGATTTTTCTTCTAATGTTCTTATTTCTGGAGAATCTGGTGTCGGAAAAGAAGTAATTGCCCAGGCAATTCATCAACTTGGGAACCGATCTTCAAAGCCATTTTTAAAATTAAATTGTGGTGCAATTCCAGAAACGTTGTTAGAAAGTGAACTATTTGGTTATACGAAAGGTGCTTTTACAGGAGCCGATAAAAATGGAAAAGAAGGATATTTTAAGCGAGCTGATCAAGGGGTTTTATTTTTAGATGAAATTGGAGAAATGCCTTTACATTTGCAAGTGAAATTGCTTAGAGTCCTGCAGGAACAAGAAGTAATTCCTATTGGAAGTACAACACCTACGAAAATAAATGTACAAATTATTGCTGCTACAAATAAGAGTCTTGAAAAGATGGTCGAATCTGGAACATTTCGTGAAGATTTATTTTATCGCCTCAATGTAATTCCGCTGCGAGTTCCTTCTTTACGAGAGCGAATGGAAGATGTTCCGGTACTTGCCTTTCATTTCTTACAACAGTTAAATGAAAAATATAATAAAAATTATCATTTAACTCCAGATGCACTTAACTTACTAGAGTTCTATTCATGGCCAGGAAATGTCCGTGAATTACAAAATATGATTGAACGTTTAGTTGTATCAGCAGATGATCCAGTAATTGAAGCGGAGTTTGTTAGTAAGTTTTTAACACCCGGTTATGACTTTAATAAAGCAAAACCAGTTATTACAAGAGTATTACCATTACAAGAAGCGCTACATTCTGTAGAAGAACAATTGATTTTGCTTGCAATGAAGCAGTATAAAACAACGACTAAGGCTGCAAAAGTTCTTGGAATCAGCCAATCTTCAGTGAGTCGTAAATATCAAAAAATTGTTAGTGAAAAAGGGATAGCGGCTGATATCATCTCTTATTCCTAA
- the nrdF gene encoding class 1b ribonucleoside-diphosphate reductase subunit beta, giving the protein MRAVNWNKKEDDFSLMFWKQNIAQFWTEEEIAVSSDKNTWAQLSREEQVAYKRVLGGLTLLDTKQGGEGMPLVLVHLENLQAKSVLAFMGAMEEVHAKSYSHIFTTLATEEEIDDIFEWVDNHPLLEKKAGIITRYYRRLLKPEVTKKELYMAMVASVFLESYLFYSGFFYPLYLAGQGKLTASGEIINLIIRDESIHGVFVGILAQQLFAELSAEDQQEVQKETQELLMELYEIEMAYTEEIYTSIGLVEDVNRFVRYNANKGLMNLGLEPKFEEEEINPIVLNGLRTDTKNHDFFSVKGNGYVKATNVEKLSDDDFAFNF; this is encoded by the coding sequence ATGCGCGCGGTAAACTGGAACAAAAAGGAAGACGATTTTAGTTTAATGTTTTGGAAGCAAAACATCGCTCAGTTTTGGACAGAAGAAGAAATCGCGGTATCTTCTGACAAAAATACTTGGGCACAATTATCAAGAGAAGAGCAGGTTGCTTATAAGCGTGTATTAGGTGGTTTAACACTTTTAGATACGAAACAAGGCGGCGAAGGGATGCCACTTGTACTTGTTCATCTTGAAAATTTACAAGCGAAAAGTGTATTAGCTTTCATGGGTGCTATGGAAGAAGTACATGCGAAGAGTTACAGTCATATTTTCACAACGCTAGCTACTGAAGAAGAAATTGATGATATTTTTGAATGGGTAGATAACCATCCATTACTTGAGAAAAAGGCTGGTATTATTACTCGCTACTACCGTCGTCTATTAAAGCCTGAAGTAACGAAAAAAGAGTTATACATGGCAATGGTAGCAAGCGTATTCTTAGAAAGTTACTTATTCTATAGTGGATTCTTCTATCCACTTTACTTAGCTGGTCAAGGTAAACTGACAGCAAGTGGTGAGATTATTAACCTAATAATTCGTGATGAGTCAATTCACGGCGTATTCGTCGGTATTTTAGCACAACAACTCTTCGCAGAACTTTCTGCAGAAGATCAACAAGAAGTGCAAAAAGAAACGCAAGAATTATTAATGGAACTATATGAAATTGAAATGGCATATACAGAAGAAATTTACACTTCTATCGGTCTTGTAGAAGATGTAAATCGTTTCGTTCGTTACAATGCGAATAAAGGACTTATGAACTTAGGGCTTGAACCGAAGTTTGAAGAAGAAGAAATTAACCCAATCGTTTTAAATGGTTTACGTACAGATACGAAAAACCATGATTTCTTCTCTGTAAAAGGAAATGGTTACGTAAAAGCAACGAATGTTGAAAAGTTATCAGACGATGACTTCGCATTCAATTTTTAA
- a CDS encoding putrescine aminotransferase, with the protein METNVKNKLNEKESNVNEYITKVLQLIEKEKVSEEEANWIQKETVDGFREHVNPGFLAYRKTVTKDGQFAAVEWSDEGSCFMDINGKKYIDCLGGFGIYNVGHRNPKVVKAVTDQLKRQALHSQDLLDPLRAILAKILADITPGDLKYAFFTNSGTESVEAALKLAKMYSERTTFISTTRAFHGKSLGALSGTAKGMFRKPFLPLIPGFRHVPFGDIDMMRKTFETCALVGEDVAAVILEPIQGEGGIILPPENYLKQVRELCDEFGSLLIFDEVQTGMGRTGKMFAADLYDVVPDIICLAKAFGGGVMPAGAIVAKEKVFQSWFENPFMHTTTFGGNPLACAAAIATIHVLLEEKLPERAMEVGEYFLKGLKQAAEGHEDKIFEIRGQGLMIGIEFHKDEIGYEVSKAMFDQGILVAGTLINSKTIRIEPSLTISYEEVDTVINTFKSVLTQVK; encoded by the coding sequence ATGGAAACGAACGTGAAAAATAAATTGAATGAGAAAGAATCAAATGTAAATGAGTATATTACGAAAGTACTACAGTTAATTGAAAAAGAAAAAGTATCTGAAGAAGAGGCAAATTGGATTCAAAAAGAAACAGTAGACGGATTTAGAGAGCATGTGAATCCTGGTTTTCTTGCTTATAGAAAAACAGTAACAAAAGATGGACAATTTGCAGCAGTAGAATGGTCTGATGAAGGATCTTGTTTTATGGATATTAATGGTAAAAAATACATTGACTGTTTAGGTGGATTCGGAATTTATAATGTTGGTCACCGTAATCCGAAAGTAGTAAAAGCTGTAACAGATCAATTAAAGCGTCAAGCATTACACAGTCAGGATTTACTAGATCCACTTCGAGCAATTCTTGCAAAGATTTTAGCGGATATTACACCTGGTGATTTGAAATATGCTTTCTTCACAAATAGTGGAACAGAAAGCGTAGAGGCAGCATTAAAACTAGCAAAAATGTATAGTGAACGAACAACTTTCATTTCTACAACCCGTGCTTTCCATGGTAAGAGCCTTGGTGCTTTATCTGGGACGGCAAAAGGAATGTTCCGTAAGCCATTTTTACCATTAATTCCGGGTTTCCGCCATGTTCCATTTGGCGATATTGATATGATGAGAAAAACATTTGAGACATGTGCATTAGTGGGAGAAGATGTTGCAGCAGTTATTTTAGAGCCAATTCAAGGGGAGGGCGGCATTATTTTACCTCCAGAAAATTATTTGAAACAAGTGCGAGAGCTTTGTGATGAGTTTGGATCACTCCTTATTTTTGATGAAGTGCAAACTGGAATGGGCCGTACAGGAAAAATGTTTGCAGCAGATTTATATGATGTTGTACCGGATATTATTTGTCTTGCGAAAGCGTTTGGTGGAGGTGTAATGCCAGCGGGAGCTATTGTTGCGAAAGAAAAAGTATTCCAAAGTTGGTTTGAAAATCCATTTATGCATACAACAACGTTTGGCGGGAATCCTCTTGCATGTGCTGCTGCAATTGCAACAATCCATGTATTATTGGAAGAGAAATTACCGGAACGGGCGATGGAAGTTGGAGAGTATTTCTTAAAAGGATTGAAACAAGCAGCAGAAGGACACGAAGATAAAATCTTTGAAATCCGTGGTCAAGGTTTAATGATTGGGATTGAATTCCATAAAGACGAGATTGGTTATGAAGTGTCAAAGGCGATGTTTGATCAAGGTATTCTTGTTGCGGGAACATTAATTAACTCAAAAACAATTCGTATTGAACCATCCCTTACAATTAGTTATGAAGAAGTAGATACAGTTATTAATACGTTTAAATCTGTGCTAACTCAAGTAAAATAA
- a CDS encoding aldehyde dehydrogenase family protein, which yields MLDLKMYVNGEWRDSSNQEKRTIINPANGKGIAYAPEGTIEDAKYAIEVARAAFDSGIWSETSTAERASYLFKIADEIDKNMEELVYLETMDNGKTYREAEGDIGDAAACFRYYAGLITKPDGQTYHVADPMQAMVVREPVGVCGLIVPWNYPLLMSVWKIAPALAAGNTIVFKPSEVTPITATKLFEILEKVGLPKGVANMVMGAGPIVGNEIAASHKVDMISFTGGTKTGKHIMRTAADNMKKISLELGGKSPNIIFADADFETAIDYALFGIYAGSGQVCSAGSRILVEESVYDRFVNSFVERAQQINVGPGDHPESEMGPLVSQEHMEKVLRYIEIGKDEGANVACGGRRIMEDGKGDGFFIEPTVFVNVKPDMRIVQEEIFGPVVVIQKFKTEQEAIELANGTDYGLAGGVFTVDGAKAMRVIRKLRAGITWINSYHPTYNEAPWGGYKQSGIGRSLGTFGLEEFQEIKQININLEVEPIGWFANKKNVEVN from the coding sequence GTGCTAGATTTAAAAATGTATGTAAACGGTGAATGGAGAGACTCTAGTAATCAAGAAAAAAGAACGATTATTAACCCTGCTAATGGCAAGGGTATAGCATATGCACCTGAGGGAACGATTGAGGATGCAAAATACGCAATAGAAGTGGCAAGAGCGGCTTTTGATAGCGGAATTTGGTCAGAAACATCTACTGCTGAAAGGGCATCATATTTATTTAAAATAGCAGATGAAATTGATAAAAATATGGAAGAATTAGTATACCTTGAAACAATGGATAATGGAAAAACATACCGTGAGGCAGAAGGAGATATTGGAGATGCAGCGGCTTGTTTTCGCTATTATGCCGGATTGATTACAAAGCCAGATGGTCAAACATATCATGTAGCCGATCCGATGCAAGCGATGGTTGTAAGAGAGCCAGTTGGTGTTTGTGGATTAATTGTTCCATGGAATTATCCGCTATTGATGAGTGTATGGAAAATTGCACCTGCTTTAGCAGCTGGAAATACAATTGTGTTTAAACCTTCTGAAGTGACACCAATAACTGCAACAAAGCTATTCGAAATCCTTGAAAAAGTAGGGCTACCAAAAGGTGTTGCCAATATGGTAATGGGGGCCGGTCCAATAGTAGGGAATGAAATTGCAGCGAGTCATAAAGTCGATATGATTTCCTTTACAGGTGGAACAAAAACAGGTAAGCACATTATGAGAACAGCAGCAGATAATATGAAAAAGATTTCGTTAGAACTTGGAGGGAAATCTCCAAATATTATTTTTGCAGATGCAGATTTTGAGACTGCTATTGATTATGCTCTATTCGGTATTTATGCAGGTAGCGGACAAGTGTGTTCAGCAGGGTCGAGAATCCTTGTAGAGGAAAGCGTTTATGATAGATTTGTTAATAGTTTTGTAGAGAGAGCACAGCAAATTAACGTTGGGCCTGGTGATCATCCTGAATCAGAAATGGGGCCACTTGTAAGTCAAGAACATATGGAAAAAGTATTACGTTATATTGAAATTGGAAAAGACGAAGGTGCAAACGTTGCTTGCGGAGGTAGACGAATAATGGAGGATGGAAAAGGTGATGGTTTCTTTATTGAACCAACAGTCTTTGTCAATGTAAAACCTGATATGCGCATTGTCCAGGAAGAAATCTTCGGTCCTGTTGTGGTAATTCAAAAGTTTAAAACTGAACAGGAAGCAATTGAGTTAGCAAACGGTACGGATTATGGCTTAGCTGGAGGGGTATTTACGGTTGATGGTGCAAAAGCAATGCGCGTAATTCGCAAGCTTCGCGCAGGCATTACGTGGATTAATAGCTATCATCCAACATACAATGAGGCGCCTTGGGGCGGATATAAGCAAAGTGGTATAGGTCGTAGTCTAGGAACGTTTGGTTTAGAAGAATTTCAAGAAATTAAGCAGATTAATATAAATCTAGAAGTAGAACCTATTGGTTGGTTTGCAAATAAAAAAAATGTAGAGGTGAATTAG
- a CDS encoding SAV0927 family protein encodes MKLDILLEEVERQQIGYYCIVSNSHRYDIAVTYSQQFLGKAMVTSIQNGRMVLLSQEDIGEEQYWATNLGIEVEDIEEFQSFFYMILQSQRLEEQY; translated from the coding sequence ATGAAACTGGATATTTTATTAGAAGAAGTGGAGAGACAACAAATCGGTTATTACTGTATTGTGTCGAATAGTCATCGTTACGATATAGCTGTTACGTATTCACAACAGTTTCTTGGAAAAGCAATGGTTACCTCAATTCAAAATGGGAGAATGGTTTTATTAAGCCAAGAAGATATTGGAGAGGAACAATATTGGGCAACAAATCTAGGAATTGAGGTAGAGGACATAGAAGAGTTTCAAAGCTTTTTCTATATGATTCTTCAGTCACAAAGGTTAGAAGAACAATATTAA
- a CDS encoding Glu/Leu/Phe/Val family dehydrogenase: MPIQSEKHTNTVEVENPLEEFQSILKEALHFLSYPDEVFEFLKKPMRFLEVSIPVRMDDGTTKVFQGYRAQHNDAAGPTKGGIRFHPDVTAEEVKALAGWMSLKCGVTGLPYGGAKGGIICNPQELSFRELELLSRGYVRAVSQIVGPTKDIPAPDMYTNAQIMAWMLDEYDHIREFDSPGFITGKPLMLGGSQGRETATSKGVLYTLQLVSELKQIPLQNMRVIIQGFGNVGGYLAKYLYDIGVKVVGVSDAIGGIYNPDGLDVPYLLENRDSFGVVSNLFSKTISNQELLEKECDVLIPAAIGGVITKHNAGKLGCKIIIEAANGPTTKEAITMLEEKGILVVPDILANSGGVIVSYFEWCQNNQGYYWTEQYVDQCLKEKITSSFSNVLDTSKRFGVNMKIAAYIEGVRKVVEASRLRGWLHF, translated from the coding sequence GTGCCGATTCAATCAGAAAAACATACAAATACAGTTGAAGTTGAAAATCCTTTAGAGGAATTTCAATCTATATTAAAAGAGGCGCTTCATTTTTTAAGTTATCCAGACGAAGTATTCGAATTTCTGAAAAAACCGATGCGTTTTTTAGAAGTAAGCATTCCTGTTCGCATGGATGATGGAACAACAAAGGTATTTCAAGGGTATCGCGCTCAGCATAACGACGCAGCAGGGCCAACAAAAGGTGGTATTAGATTTCATCCAGATGTTACGGCAGAAGAAGTAAAAGCACTTGCTGGCTGGATGAGCTTGAAATGTGGAGTGACAGGACTGCCATATGGAGGCGCAAAGGGCGGGATTATTTGTAATCCACAGGAGTTGAGTTTTAGAGAACTAGAGTTACTGAGTCGTGGGTATGTAAGAGCAGTAAGTCAAATTGTGGGACCGACGAAAGATATTCCAGCACCTGATATGTATACAAATGCGCAAATTATGGCTTGGATGCTAGATGAATATGACCATATTAGGGAGTTTGACTCTCCAGGCTTTATAACCGGGAAGCCATTAATGCTAGGAGGATCACAAGGGCGGGAAACAGCGACTTCTAAAGGTGTATTGTATACACTTCAGTTAGTAAGTGAGTTAAAACAAATTCCCTTGCAAAATATGCGAGTTATTATTCAAGGGTTTGGGAATGTTGGAGGTTATTTGGCAAAATACTTATATGATATTGGTGTGAAAGTAGTCGGGGTATCAGATGCTATAGGAGGAATTTATAATCCAGACGGTCTAGATGTTCCTTATTTACTAGAAAACAGAGATTCTTTCGGTGTAGTATCGAATCTCTTTAGTAAAACAATTTCTAATCAGGAGTTGTTAGAAAAAGAATGTGATGTACTCATTCCGGCGGCAATTGGAGGAGTCATTACAAAACATAATGCAGGAAAGCTTGGATGTAAGATTATCATTGAGGCTGCAAATGGACCAACAACAAAAGAGGCGATAACCATGTTAGAAGAAAAGGGAATTTTGGTTGTTCCAGATATTTTGGCAAACTCTGGTGGCGTGATTGTTTCATATTTTGAATGGTGTCAAAATAACCAAGGATATTACTGGACGGAGCAATATGTTGATCAATGTTTAAAGGAGAAAATTACATCTAGTTTTTCTAACGTACTTGATACTTCTAAACGCTTTGGAGTAAATATGAAAATTGCTGCTTATATTGAAGGGGTTCGCAAGGTTGTAGAAGCATCACGCCTAAGAGGTTGGTTGCATTTTTAA
- a CDS encoding ribonucleotide reductase codes for MFQLQETSEINDYGTDDIIRRDINCNLGSLNIVNVMENKEIREAVHAGMEALTAVSDMTIIPNAPTVKKANDELHSVGLGAMNLHGYLSKNKIAYESAEAKEFARTFFMMLNYYSIEKSMEIAKEKGETFKDFDKSDYANGTYFEKYETTDYSPVTEKVQQLFEGIHIPTKEDWTSLKEQVKKNGLYNSYRLAIAPTQSISYVQNATSSVMPIVSQIESRTYANATTYYPMPYLSKDTFWYYKSSYDMNQFKLIDLIAEIQEHIDQGISTILYVNSDISTRELARYYIYAHKKGLKSLYYTRTRKLSVEECVACTV; via the coding sequence ATCTTCCAGCTTCAAGAAACTTCTGAAATAAATGATTACGGTACAGATGACATTATCCGTCGTGATATTAACTGTAACTTAGGATCGTTAAATATCGTAAATGTAATGGAAAATAAAGAAATCCGTGAAGCAGTTCATGCGGGAATGGAAGCTTTAACAGCTGTTTCTGATATGACGATCATTCCGAATGCGCCAACTGTAAAAAAAGCAAATGATGAGCTTCATTCAGTTGGACTTGGAGCAATGAATTTACACGGATATTTATCAAAAAATAAAATCGCATATGAAAGTGCAGAAGCGAAAGAGTTCGCTCGTACATTCTTTATGATGTTAAATTACTACTCGATTGAGAAAAGTATGGAAATCGCTAAAGAAAAAGGCGAAACATTTAAAGACTTCGATAAGTCTGATTATGCGAACGGCACATACTTTGAAAAGTATGAAACGACAGATTACAGCCCAGTAACTGAAAAAGTTCAGCAATTATTTGAAGGAATTCATATTCCAACAAAAGAAGATTGGACAAGTTTAAAAGAGCAAGTGAAGAAGAATGGATTATATAATTCATATCGTCTTGCTATCGCTCCTACACAATCTATCAGTTACGTTCAAAATGCAACTTCAAGCGTAATGCCGATCGTAAGTCAAATCGAATCAAGAACGTATGCGAATGCGACAACATATTATCCAATGCCATATTTATCAAAAGATACATTCTGGTACTATAAATCTTCTTACGACATGAATCAGTTTAAATTAATTGATTTAATCGCAGAAATTCAGGAGCATATTGACCAGGGAATTAGTACGATTCTTTACGTTAATAGTGATATTTCAACACGTGAGTTAGCACGTTACTACATCTATGCACATAAAAAAGGCTTAAAGAGTCTGTACTATACAAGAACACGTAAGTTAAGCGTGGAAGAGTGTGTGGCTTGTACTGTTTAA